A DNA window from Anastrepha obliqua isolate idAnaObli1 chromosome 5, idAnaObli1_1.0, whole genome shotgun sequence contains the following coding sequences:
- the LOC129247525 gene encoding anamorsin homolog: MAEFKGAAKTLYIWAQSALVQASTEKLKAATGGEVVLENINRLTFATYGESTFDLIVVENAQLTDAFDKLLRLLKPNGKLHLASIFGTPEIFQQELKLSGFINVTINKEGGTLTCQKPNYETGSAIKLSFAKKDGQTASVWKVNGDGDEELIDEDDLLDEEDKKKPDPESLRVCGTTGKRKACKNCSCGLAEELESEAEQKAKADTANAKSSCGSCYLGDAFRCSTCPYLGMPAFKPGEKVELAGNLLNDDI; the protein is encoded by the exons ATGGCAGAATTCAAAGGTGCAGCGAAAACGCTTTATATATGGGCACAATCAGCGCTCGTTCAAGCTAGTACAGAGAAGTTGAAGGCAGCAACTGGAGGGGAAGTTGTTTTGGAGAATATCAATCGCTTGACGTTTG CCACTTACGGCGAGTCTACATTTGATCTAATTGTGGTTGAAAACGCACAGTTGACAGACGCGTTTGATAAACTCTTGCGTCTTTTGAAGCCCAACGGAAAGCTGCATTTGGCCAGTATTTTCGGTACACCAGAAATATTTCAACAAGAGCTAAAACTATCTGGCTTCATTAACGTTACCATCAATAAGGAAGGTGGCACTTTGACATGTCAGAAACCGAATTACGAAACTGGTTCGGCGATAAAACTGTCATTCGCCAAGAAAGATGGTCAAACGGCGTCCGTATGGAAAGTAAATGGCGATGGTGATGAGGAGCTGATTGATGAAGATGATCTACTGGATGAAGAAGACAAGAAGAAGCCAGATCCGGAAAGCTTGAGAG TTTGCGGCACCACCGGTAAGCGAAAGGCTTGCAAAAATTGCTCTTGCGGGTTGGCTGAGGAACTGGAATCCGAAGCAGAGCAGAAGGCTAAGGCAGATACTGCTAATGCAAAATCCAGTTGCGGCAGT tgctATTTGGGAGATGCGTTTCGCTGCTCAACATGCCCTTATTTGGGTATGCCTGCCTTTAAACCTGGCGAGAAAGTTGAATTGGCTGGTAATTTACTTAACGATGATATATAA
- the LOC129247499 gene encoding uncharacterized protein LOC129247499: MTSTATKRNRATPEQLNRMLDYLMEVPCLAGSRFHSLHGKFECDKKWSELATKLNSLGGAVKTANQWHTVWRDLKSRTSIKARNRRRQPALTGNRPISEEPLTEFERRVSALIGEEYMNGHDSTAENIPLEEVIQMGIEVEDESMISEAPSPLRTPLAENFTLRSGNSHISDRRAPRANLKRKRMEEDGDARKKFLEIAEKQADALKMLAQSSVETVEVAKQQAEALKKNCKHLSGKQKSGVCADQYRYYRDC; the protein is encoded by the exons ATGACATCGACAGCTACTAAAAGAAACCGTGCCACACCCGAGCAGCTAAATCGTATGCTTGACTACCTAATGGAAGTCCCGTGTCTAGCAGGATCTAGGTTCCACAGCCTCCATGGTAAGTTCGAATGCGACAAAAAGTGGAGCGAGCTAGCAACAAAGTTAAATAGTCTGGGTGGAGCAGTGAAGACAGCCAATCAATGGCACACg GTATGGCGGGACTTAAAAAGCCGCACCAGCATCAAAGCACGAAATCGGCGAAGGCAACCAGCTTTAACTGGAAACAGGCCTATCAGTGAGGAGCCCCTAACGGAATTCGAGAGGCGGGTGTCTGCTCTTATAGGGGAAGAATATATGAATGGGCACGATTCAACAGCTGAAAATATTCCACTAGAGGAG GTAATCCAAATGGGTATCGAAGTGGAAGATGAAAGCATGATTTCGGAAGCCCCGTCGCCTTTACGGACGCCACTTGCAGAAAATTTCACGCTGAGGTCAGGTAATTCGCACATCTCAGACAGGAGAGCACCACGGGCGAACTTGAAAAGAAAGCGCATGGAAGAAGACGGTGATGCTCggaagaaatttttggaaatagcaGAAAAACAGGCAGATGCACTAAAG atgCTAGCCCAGTCGAGTGTAGAAACCGTAGAAGTCGCGAAACAACAAGCAGAGGCTTTAaag aaaaactgCAAGCATTTGAGCGGAAAGCAAAAGAGCGGTGTGTGTGCTGATCAAtaccgctattaccgcgattgttgA
- the LOC129248665 gene encoding 60S ribosomal protein L21: MTNSKGYRRGTRDMFSRPFRKHGTIPLSTYMRVFKIGDIVDIKGHGAVQKGMPYKAYHGKTGRIFNVTPHAVGVIVNKRVRGKILPKRINVRIEHVHHSKCREDFLRRVKENELKLKEAKAKGVYVNLKRQPAPPKKAHFVKQIEEPIQLAPIPYEFIA; encoded by the coding sequence ATGACTAACTCAAAGGGTTATCGCCGCGGCACTCGGGACATGTTCTCGCGTCCCTTCCGCAAGCATGGTACCATTCCCCTATCCACATACATGCGTGTCTTCAAAATCGGCGATATTGTTGACATCAAAGGTCATGGTGCAGTGCAAAAGGGTATGCCATACAAAGCTTACCACGGCAAAACTGGCCGCATTTTCAATGTTACTCCACACGCCGTTGGTGTCATTGTAAACAAACGTGTGCGCGGTAAGATCCTACCCAAGCGTATCAATGTACGCATTGAACATGTGCATCACTCAAAGTGCCGTGAGGATTTCCTGCGTCGCGTTAAGGAGAACGAACTTAAACTGAAGGAGGCCAAGGCTAAGGGTGTATATGTAAACCTGAAACGTCAACCTGCGCCGCCAAAGAAGGCGCACTTCGTCAAGCAAATTGAAGAGCCCATTCAATTGGCACCAATTCCATACGAATTCATTGCCTAA